The window CACCTCGATCGCCACCGTCACCGTCTGGTTCCTGGCGCGGTTCGCGTCGCTCGTGTTGGGGTACGGCGGGTCGACGGCGCCCGCGCCGGCCACGTCCACCGCGCTCAGCGGGATCCCGCTGTCCGCCGAGATGACCTGCGCCGCCGCGAGCGCCCGGGCCAGGCTCACCTCGGCGTTGTCGAGGTAGCGGCTGCCCGGAACGGGTGCGGTGTTGCTCGTGTGGCCGATGACCGTCACCTCGACGTCGGTCAGGTCACCGAGCAGCCCGGCGAGGCCCGTAAGAGCATCCGCCCCGCTCCGGGACGTCTCGGCGCCACCGGCCTGGAACACCGGGTCGCGGAACGTGACGAGGACGGAGCGCGCGTCGAGCGTCGTGGTCCAGCGCTGGTCTCCCAGCGCGTCCCGCACCTCCCGCAGGGCTGTCTCGCGCGACGTAGTTCCTTCCGACGACGACGGCGGCGGCGGCGGCGGCGGTGTGGCCGTACGGATCTGATTCAGGTCGTGCCTCAGCTGCGCGAGCTCCTGGGCCACCGCGGGGTCCGCCTGCTGTTCGGCCGAGCGGTTCGCGAAGCCCCACCCGGCCACGGCCCCGCCCCCGGCGAGCAGGAGGGCGGCTGCGGCGGCGCCCAGCACGAGGCCCCCGCCGGTGCGCCGTCCGCCCCACATCGCGCGGATCCGGCGGCGCCCGTCGCGGGCCCCGGCGTGCTCCGGGTCGAGGTGCTCGACGCGGGCCCAGCACGCGTCGGCCCGGGCCAGGTCGCCGCGCTGGGCGTGCACACGGGCCAGCAGGTCGAGGACCGCGACGTCGTCGCTGTGCTGGCCGCCGATCGAGTCGAGCAGGCGCCGCGCGTCGTCGTACCGCCCGGCCCGGGCTTGCAGGGCGGCGTCGGCCAGTGCGGCCTGGACTGAGGCCTCGGCGACGCGGCTCACTGCGCACCCCCGTTGCCCAGCAGGCCGTCCCCGAGGATCGACGGCGCACTGGTACCCCCGCCGCTCCGGTCCACGAACCGGTCGAGCCGGGCGTTGATACCGGTGAGCCGGTTCAGGTCGCCGACGGCGACCGCCGAGCGGCCGTCACCGAGGAGGCGCTGCACCTCCCGGCGCGGGTCGCCGTCCAGCTCGTTCTCCAGGGCCGCGAACCGGATCAGGGGAAGCTGCCCGTTCTCCTCGAACACGCGGATCGCGATGGACCGAACCTCGTTGGTCCGCCGTTCGATCACCGTCCGGTTGCCCTCCGCGATGGCGTCCTCCAGCTCGGCCTCGGCCCGCCGCAGCTCGTCCGTGTAGCGGCCGTTGCCGGCCTCCGCGACGACCTCGTTGGCGATCCCCTGTGCCTCCCTGCCCTCCTCGACGATCTTGGGCAGCTCCAGGAGCTCGTCCACCTCGTCGAGGGCGGAGTCGGCGTCGAGCAGCCGCGCCTGGCAGGTCGCTAGCGCGTCCGGGTCCGCCTCGGACTGGCGCAGCAGCCGGTCGATCTCCTCCATGATGCTGTCCGTGTCCAGCCGGTCCAGCCGGGCCAGCGCCTCGGTGGCCCGGATCTGCTCACCCTGGCTGCGCAGGTCGTGGTACCTGGTGTCGAGCGCCGTGCGGGCGGCCCGCAGGTCGGCGAGCTCGGGCAGCACGGGGCGGCTGAGGTCGACGTCGATGGCGAACTCGGCGTCGAGGAACGGGACGTACGCCTCGGCCTCGATCCGGAAGCTGCTGTCGACGCGTACGACCACCTCTACCTCCGTGCCCAGGGGCAGGTCGCGCTCGATGTCGTCCGAGCGGACGACGAGCTGGCCCACCACCGTGTTGCGGTCGGCCCGCGCGTGCTCACCCGTCAGGATCGGGATGCGCATCAGGCCGTTGCCGGACCTCCGGTCGACCGCCTGCGTGGTCCGCAGGCCGTTGACGCGGCCCGTGCTCGGCAGCTCGGTGTTGCGCCGGACCAGCGGCACCAGCGTGTTGCCGACGAGGCCGACGCTGATCGAGTGGCTCATGGTCGGGGCGCCGCCCATGCCGCCGCTCTTGCGCTGGTAGGTGAAGCCCGGCTGGTAGGTCGCCTGCTCCGTGCCCGCCGGGTCGTGCACGGTCACCGTGAACGAGTGCGTGGCGAACTCCGTGGCACGCAGCCGTACGGAGAACGACCCGTCCTGGCGCAGCGCCACGGCGCCCGTGGTCCACGGGGGTTTGGTCGTCGTGTTGCGGATCTCGACGGTCCCGCCGGTCCAGTCGGCGATGTCGTCGGCCTGGACCCGCCCGCCGAGCAACGGGTCGGCATCCAGCCCGGCTGCCGAGTACTCGAGGTTCAGCAGCGCACGGCCCGGGACGACCGGGGCCGCTGCCCGCACCTCCTGAGGGATGCGCTGCGTCGCGGCGTAGATCGCCGCGCCGCGCGCCACCACCGTCATCGGGTCCAGGCTGTGGTCGAGCGGGATGCCGAGGCCCTCGACCGGATCGGCCAGCATCTCGCGCACCAGGGCGAGCTGGGACGAGCCGCCGACCAGCAGCAGCCGCTCGAACGCCTCCGGGGGGATCGCGCTCTCGGACAGCGACTGGCGGCACAGCCGGATCGAGCTCGCCACCAGGGGCCGCGCGATGTCCGCCAGGTTGTCCCGCGTCAGCTCGCAGTAGAACTCGACGTCGCGGCCGGCCTCGACCCTGATCTCCGCCTCGATCTCCACGCTGTCCTGCTGCGCCAGCTCGATCTTGGCCGCCTCGGCCAGGCCCTTGAGCTGCGCGAGCACCCCCCGGTACCGGGGGTTGTCCGCAGTGACGTCGGTCAGGCCGTGGTCCTGCTGCAGCCGGGGCAGCAGGTAGTCCTCGACGATGGCCCAGTCGATCCGCTTGCCACCCAGCGAGTTGTCGCCCGCGTGGTTGACCACCATGAACTCGCCGTCCTCGATCTTGACGACGGCGGCGTCGAACGTGCCGCCGCCGAAGTCGTAGACCAGCCAGAACCCCTTGTCGGGTGCCTTGGCATCCGCCGTGTACGCCCAGACGGCGGCGGTGGGCTCCTGCAGCAGGGGCGCGGCCTTCAGACCGGCGAGCTCGGCGGCGCGACTGGTCGCGGCCGTCTGGTCCGCGGTGAACGCGGCCGGGACGGTGATCACCGCCGTCTCGACCGGCTCGCCCGTGCGTCGCTGCACGTCGCCGCGCAACGACTTGAGCACCTCCGCCGACATCTCCTCCGGCGACATGGTGCGGCCCGACGCCTCGAACAGCTTGTCCTGGTCGCGGCGGCCCATGCGGAGCTTGAACTCGGCGCACGCGTTGTCGGGGTCGGCCACCACCCGGGCGCCGGCCTTCTGCCCGACGAGCACGCTGCCCGTTCGGCTCACATACACCGCCGACGGCGTGAACTCCACGTTCTGAGCGTTACGGACCACCTCGGCGCTCGCGCCCTTCGCCTCGGCGACGGCGCTGTTGGTGGTACCCAGGTCGATCCCGATGTCGATCGTGTCACGCATCGTCCTGCCCCCTCTTCTCGGCGTCTGCCCGCTCAGGCACAGCCACGATCACTTCACCCTCCTGGATGATGCGTCCCGCACGCCGGACCGACGGGCGGACCGTCTCGACCACGGTCTCCTCGGTGACGTCCGGGTCGTCCTGGTAGGCCAGCACCCGCAGGTCCATACCCACGTCGAACCGCAGCCCGTCGTGCCCCTCCACCTCGATCCCTGCACGCACGAGGCGGTCGTCGGCGGCGGCCAGGTAGCGGTTGGCCCAGCGCACGGCGCGCGGCGGGTCCTGCTCGGCCCCCGGACCGTCCACCTTGTTGCGGGCCCGCCAGAGCTCGGTCACCAGGCCGGCCACGACGTCGTCGGACAGGCCTTCGGGGCGTGCATCGAGCAGCGAGTCCGGCGCCTGCGGCGCCGTCGGCCCGGATGCAGCGGACGACGCCGGAGCAGCTACCGGGTTGGAGACCGGGACAGGGGCCGGGTCAGAGGCCGGACCAGGGGCCGGAACTGAGGCCACCGCAGGCGGCGCGATCCGGAACTCGGCCGGGAACCGGTGCTGCCGGGACCAGGCCGACAGGCTGCCGGCGCCGGGCCGGCGTCGTGGTGCGGCGTTCACCCATCCACTCCTTGTTTCGGTGGTGCATGTGTTGTGCGTACCGGTCTCGATGATGCCCTCATCAGCGGCCGAGGTCCTGGAAGAACTCGACGACTTGCGCGACGGCGCCTATCGCCACGAATCCGCCGAAGATGGCCACCAAGGTGGACCAGATCGGTCCGATGTCGACCACGTTGTACATGAGCCACCAGGACAGCGCACCACCGATCAGGAAGGAGATCAGGAGCGGCGCGCAGCCCAGGTTGGCCTCCGCCGGAACCCCGGCTCGGCGCCCCGCCCGGTAGTTCTCGATGTCCGTGATGTTGTTGTCCAGCAGCGTCGTGACCGACGGCGACGACGCCAGCGCACGAGCCTCGCGGAGCAGGTCCAGGACGGGGCCC is drawn from Promicromonospora sp. Populi and contains these coding sequences:
- a CDS encoding OmpA family protein — translated: MSRVAEASVQAALADAALQARAGRYDDARRLLDSIGGQHSDDVAVLDLLARVHAQRGDLARADACWARVEHLDPEHAGARDGRRRIRAMWGGRRTGGGLVLGAAAAALLLAGGGAVAGWGFANRSAEQQADPAVAQELAQLRHDLNQIRTATPPPPPPPSSSEGTTSRETALREVRDALGDQRWTTTLDARSVLVTFRDPVFQAGGAETSRSGADALTGLAGLLGDLTDVEVTVIGHTSNTAPVPGSRYLDNAEVSLARALAAAQVISADSGIPLSAVDVAGAGAVDPPYPNTSDANRARNQTVTVAIEVVP
- a CDS encoding Hsp70 family protein, translating into MRDTIDIGIDLGTTNSAVAEAKGASAEVVRNAQNVEFTPSAVYVSRTGSVLVGQKAGARVVADPDNACAEFKLRMGRRDQDKLFEASGRTMSPEEMSAEVLKSLRGDVQRRTGEPVETAVITVPAAFTADQTAATSRAAELAGLKAAPLLQEPTAAVWAYTADAKAPDKGFWLVYDFGGGTFDAAVVKIEDGEFMVVNHAGDNSLGGKRIDWAIVEDYLLPRLQQDHGLTDVTADNPRYRGVLAQLKGLAEAAKIELAQQDSVEIEAEIRVEAGRDVEFYCELTRDNLADIARPLVASSIRLCRQSLSESAIPPEAFERLLLVGGSSQLALVREMLADPVEGLGIPLDHSLDPMTVVARGAAIYAATQRIPQEVRAAAPVVPGRALLNLEYSAAGLDADPLLGGRVQADDIADWTGGTVEIRNTTTKPPWTTGAVALRQDGSFSVRLRATEFATHSFTVTVHDPAGTEQATYQPGFTYQRKSGGMGGAPTMSHSISVGLVGNTLVPLVRRNTELPSTGRVNGLRTTQAVDRRSGNGLMRIPILTGEHARADRNTVVGQLVVRSDDIERDLPLGTEVEVVVRVDSSFRIEAEAYVPFLDAEFAIDVDLSRPVLPELADLRAARTALDTRYHDLRSQGEQIRATEALARLDRLDTDSIMEEIDRLLRQSEADPDALATCQARLLDADSALDEVDELLELPKIVEEGREAQGIANEVVAEAGNGRYTDELRRAEAELEDAIAEGNRTVIERRTNEVRSIAIRVFEENGQLPLIRFAALENELDGDPRREVQRLLGDGRSAVAVGDLNRLTGINARLDRFVDRSGGGTSAPSILGDGLLGNGGAQ